From the Buteo buteo chromosome 1, bButBut1.hap1.1, whole genome shotgun sequence genome, one window contains:
- the TIFA gene encoding TRAF-interacting protein with FHA domain-containing protein A, which translates to MTSFEEAETEETVTCLHMTFYHPCQKDKMMFRCLNFCKREQVRADEMAKFGRDSNVCHYNLMDTRVSRIQFSLQFYRKLNSSEFCFEIKNMSKKTKLLVDQTELGYLNKTDLPWKCIICFGDYQILAEVQEGESVDYFETYLHLTEVPILQERCLPSLQPIPENGISSSLFSSQGKSPTETDENESC; encoded by the coding sequence ATGACTTCTTTTGAAGAAGctgaaactgaagaaacagtAACATGTCTCCACATGACCTTCTACCATCCTTGCCAAAAAGACAAGATGATGTTTCGTTGCTTGAACTTCTGTAAGCGAGAACAGGTCAGAGCAGATGAAATGGCCAAGTTTGGCCGCGATTCTAATGTCTGCCATTATAACTTAATGGATACTCGTGTTTCTCGGATTCAgttttcattgcagttttacagaaaactgaacagctcagaattttgttttgagatAAAGAACatgagcaagaaaacaaaactgctaGTGGACCAAACAGAACTGGGTTACTTAAACAAAACAGACCTGCCATGGAAGTGCATCATCTGTTTTGGGGACTACCAGATTTTAGCAGAGGTTCAAGAAGGGGAGTCCGTGGATTATTTTGAGACTTACTTGCACTTGACTGAAGTGCCAATCTTACAAGAAAGATGCCTGCCATCACTGCAACCCATACCGGAGAAtggcatttcttcttccttgttttcttcccaAGGCAAAAGCCCCACAGAGACTGATGAAAATGAGTCATGCTAG